A window of Formosa sp. Hel1_31_208 contains these coding sequences:
- a CDS encoding flavohemoglobin expression-modulating QEGLA motif protein, with protein MPQITSTDEYQDLFDIDGNLNRLVQKIEVLNYINPLNIQREKKQFFSSKFNYEPVFKYPKIKFNGYKLHRLFFSQRLERIVDEDIRQLYEDVIYEYSGLIECIETINQGRKFYYNSLKSFGTPTEKQIDNAKFILRFDDSDFDEEMLPIYSATDAVDYFKDYSKRYDFNYNIKLSTNLSAAAMVLNNSQTLVLSKNHKFSKNQLKVLTNHEIGVHMVTTFNALAQPLKIFSNGLPNNVETQEGLAVYAEYMSGCLTMKRLKELAYRVIAVDSLNKGYSFSDTFDLLYSQYKLDRDKAFAISLRVHRGGGFTKDHQYLSGICRVYNYAQSGGDLDVLLTGKVTLDYIDTIKKLQDLGLAIPSKYFTDSYLNNDNSNKNLDFILKSLK; from the coding sequence ATGCCGCAAATAACTAGTACAGACGAATACCAAGATTTATTTGATATTGATGGCAATTTGAACCGATTGGTGCAAAAAATTGAAGTACTCAATTACATCAACCCTTTAAATATCCAACGAGAAAAGAAACAATTTTTTTCTTCGAAATTTAATTATGAGCCTGTATTTAAATATCCTAAGATTAAATTCAACGGTTATAAGTTGCATCGCTTGTTCTTTTCTCAGCGCTTAGAACGTATTGTAGATGAGGATATTAGACAATTATATGAGGATGTTATTTACGAATATTCAGGATTGATAGAATGTATCGAAACTATAAATCAAGGACGTAAATTCTACTACAATAGTTTGAAGAGTTTTGGGACACCAACAGAAAAACAGATTGACAATGCGAAATTTATTTTGCGTTTTGATGATAGTGATTTCGATGAAGAAATGCTTCCTATTTATTCAGCTACAGATGCGGTAGATTATTTTAAAGACTATTCAAAACGCTACGATTTTAACTATAATATTAAGTTGTCGACAAACCTGTCGGCTGCGGCAATGGTGCTAAACAATTCGCAAACTTTAGTCTTAAGCAAGAACCATAAGTTTAGTAAGAATCAGTTAAAGGTACTTACGAATCACGAAATTGGAGTGCATATGGTTACGACATTTAACGCATTAGCACAACCCTTGAAAATATTTTCAAACGGTTTGCCAAATAATGTTGAAACGCAGGAAGGTCTTGCGGTTTATGCCGAATATATGTCTGGCTGTTTAACGATGAAGCGATTAAAGGAATTAGCATATCGTGTGATTGCCGTAGATTCTTTGAACAAAGGTTATAGCTTTTCTGATACTTTTGATCTACTATATAGTCAGTATAAGCTTGATCGGGATAAAGCTTTTGCAATTTCACTCCGCGTCCATAGAGGCGGTGGATTTACTAAAGATCACCAATATTTAAGCGGTATTTGTCGTGTTTATAATTATGCTCAATCAGGTGGTGATTTGGATGTCTTGTTAACAGGGAAGGTTACCTTAGATTATATTGATACCATAAAAAAACTACAAGATTTAGGTTTAGCAATTCCATCTAAATATTTCACAGATTCTTATCTCAATAATGACAACTCGAATAAGAATTTAGACTTCATATTGAAAAGTTTAAAATAA
- a CDS encoding N-formylglutamate amidohydrolase, with amino-acid sequence MERLSIDSIISKIQNEETFHAVAEDYSLTLKIDKYVHYACAAVHDGHQFRKELWGNCIHTDYERWYEEDPETKNMVITHPILIAGCDSRFEYDLNRPPEEAVFETAWGKQLWHKPLSEEKKTKSFQKHDNFYRVTHALIAKLEELFGVCVVYDIHSYNWKRWDRVVPTWNLGTSNVDNERFGDDIELWRQELSEFHFPHEIRSTAKINDTFFGNGYFLKYITKTFKNTLVLATEIAKVYCDEYNYVIYPEVVTAVELELRKRLPEHAAQFYKKHAK; translated from the coding sequence ATGGAACGCTTATCAATTGACTCTATTATTTCGAAAATCCAGAATGAGGAAACGTTTCATGCGGTGGCCGAAGATTACTCCCTTACTTTAAAAATTGACAAATACGTACATTATGCCTGCGCTGCGGTGCACGACGGACATCAATTCAGAAAAGAGCTATGGGGTAATTGTATTCATACCGATTATGAGCGCTGGTATGAAGAAGATCCAGAGACTAAAAACATGGTCATCACACATCCAATTCTTATTGCTGGTTGTGATTCGCGATTCGAATACGATCTCAACCGTCCACCAGAAGAGGCTGTTTTTGAAACAGCCTGGGGAAAACAGTTATGGCATAAGCCGCTTTCCGAAGAGAAAAAAACAAAGAGTTTTCAAAAACATGACAATTTTTATCGAGTAACACATGCATTAATCGCGAAATTAGAAGAATTGTTTGGGGTTTGTGTTGTTTATGATATACATAGTTATAATTGGAAACGATGGGATAGAGTGGTCCCTACATGGAATTTAGGAACATCAAATGTTGATAATGAGAGATTTGGAGACGATATAGAGCTTTGGCGTCAAGAGTTATCAGAGTTTCATTTTCCTCATGAGATTAGATCAACAGCAAAGATTAATGATACCTTTTTTGGGAATGGATATTTCTTAAAATATATCACGAAAACCTTCAAAAATACCTTAGTTTTGGCAACTGAAATTGCGAAGGTCTACTGTGACGAATACAATTATGTGATTTATCCCGAAGTGGTTACCGCAGTTGAATTAGAATTACGAAAACGATTACCTGAGCATGCTGCTCAATTTTATAAAAAGCACGCTAAATAA
- a CDS encoding TerB family tellurite resistance protein has protein sequence MESKHWTKNELVAYTLMYVAHSDLQSTKEEQDYMLSRVNAETFKDIKKEFDADNDYQSINKIVDAVKSEKYYNDDLSELFADIKLMAFADGSFDQMELAIYNQLKKILK, from the coding sequence ATGGAATCAAAACATTGGACAAAAAACGAATTGGTAGCTTATACTTTGATGTATGTAGCACACTCAGATTTACAGAGTACAAAGGAAGAACAGGATTATATGCTATCACGCGTTAATGCTGAAACTTTCAAGGATATTAAAAAGGAATTTGATGCCGATAACGATTATCAAAGCATCAATAAAATTGTGGATGCCGTAAAATCGGAAAAGTATTATAATGATGATCTCTCTGAATTATTTGCAGATATCAAACTAATGGCTTTTGCTGATGGATCATTTGACCAAATGGAATTAGCTATTTATAACCAACTCAAAAAAATATTGAAGTGA
- a CDS encoding sulfurtransferase codes for MPNTSRFVSTIVSCEWLHKNRNVEHLIILDTRVKKGGDTVASEDYIANSRYFDIKGKFSDTTDEYPNACPSQEQFELEARKLGINKDTLIVVYDDKGMYWSPRVWWLFKSFGFDNIAVLDGGLPEWKRLKFETVSQFALKTWDIGNFKAEFKSENIRFFHHILDIARDENCLIIDARSEDRFIGKAPEPRVGLRSGTIPNSANLPYTNLLDGYCLKSKDELRIIFDTFEIGDKSLTFSCGSGITACILVLVAEILEYKKLSVYDGSWTEYGTLTI; via the coding sequence ATGCCTAATACCAGTCGGTTTGTATCGACTATCGTAAGTTGTGAATGGTTGCATAAAAATCGGAATGTTGAGCATTTGATTATTCTTGATACTCGCGTCAAAAAAGGAGGAGATACTGTAGCTTCTGAAGATTATATAGCCAATTCTAGATATTTCGATATAAAAGGAAAATTTAGCGATACAACCGATGAATACCCTAATGCATGTCCTTCACAAGAGCAGTTTGAACTAGAAGCGCGAAAGCTCGGTATTAATAAAGATACTCTAATTGTCGTTTATGATGATAAAGGCATGTATTGGAGTCCAAGAGTTTGGTGGCTCTTTAAGAGCTTTGGATTTGATAATATTGCGGTTTTAGATGGTGGACTTCCAGAATGGAAACGTTTAAAGTTTGAAACGGTCTCTCAATTCGCATTGAAAACATGGGATATTGGAAATTTTAAAGCCGAATTTAAATCTGAAAACATACGATTTTTTCATCATATTTTAGATATTGCAAGAGATGAAAACTGTTTGATTATAGACGCACGCTCAGAAGATCGTTTTATAGGTAAAGCTCCAGAACCTAGAGTAGGATTGAGAAGTGGAACAATCCCTAACTCAGCCAATCTGCCATATACTAATTTACTCGATGGATATTGTTTAAAATCAAAAGACGAATTACGCATAATTTTTGATACTTTTGAAATAGGAGACAAATCATTGACTTTTAGCTGTGGATCTGGAATTACGGCTTGTATTTTGGTATTAGTTGCTGAAATTTTAGAGTATAAAAAACTATCTGTTTATGATGGATCATGGACAGAATACGGAACCTTAACAATATAA
- the gshB gene encoding glutathione synthase, giving the protein MNVCFIMYPWEQIDPENDTSLALIKECVKRGHGVAMCTPANLTIRDSVTNAFCTVINRMDKVPPTLKAFYNKASLREEMLPLAGFDAIFFRANPPLDPIMLNFLDSVKDDVFIVNSLQGMREANNKLYTAAFGDAHSNIIPNTHVSKNKEYLVQQIKESKADKMILKPLNGFGGSGVILIEKSAMSNINSLLDFYITTGDGNSNYVILQDYIEGADQGDVRILLLNGEPVGAMKRVPGNDDHRSNVSAGGSVQKHTLTKAEKALCKQIGPKLVKDGLYFVGIDVIGGKLVEVNVMSPGGITYINKVYKSKIKVEERVVDFLESKVVDQLQAFDRRTRLRKTVQDA; this is encoded by the coding sequence ATGAATGTTTGTTTTATAATGTATCCTTGGGAACAAATTGATCCAGAAAACGATACGAGTCTCGCTTTAATCAAAGAATGTGTAAAGCGCGGTCATGGTGTTGCCATGTGTACTCCAGCAAACTTGACGATAAGAGATAGTGTGACTAACGCTTTTTGTACCGTAATTAACCGAATGGATAAAGTGCCTCCAACTTTGAAAGCATTTTATAACAAAGCCAGTTTAAGAGAAGAGATGTTGCCGCTTGCTGGATTTGATGCTATTTTCTTTAGAGCTAATCCACCACTTGATCCAATTATGCTTAATTTCTTAGACTCTGTGAAGGACGATGTATTTATTGTGAATTCACTTCAAGGCATGAGAGAAGCTAATAATAAACTATATACGGCTGCTTTTGGTGATGCGCATAGCAATATTATTCCAAATACACATGTGTCCAAAAACAAAGAGTATCTCGTTCAACAAATCAAAGAATCTAAGGCAGATAAAATGATTTTAAAACCACTGAATGGTTTTGGTGGTTCAGGTGTGATTTTAATTGAGAAATCAGCCATGAGTAATATCAATTCATTACTCGATTTTTATATCACTACTGGCGATGGGAACTCAAATTATGTAATTCTTCAAGATTATATTGAAGGGGCAGATCAAGGAGACGTTAGAATTCTCTTATTAAATGGTGAACCTGTAGGAGCAATGAAACGCGTTCCAGGAAATGATGATCATCGCTCTAATGTGTCTGCAGGTGGTTCAGTTCAAAAACACACCTTAACTAAAGCAGAAAAAGCATTATGTAAACAAATTGGACCTAAACTTGTTAAGGACGGTTTGTATTTCGTTGGAATTGATGTAATAGGCGGAAAGCTTGTTGAAGTTAATGTCATGTCACCTGGTGGAATTACCTATATCAACAAGGTGTACAAGTCAAAAATTAAAGTTGAAGAGCGTGTTGTCGACTTTTTAGAAAGTAAAGTTGTTGATCAATTACAGGCCTTTGATAGACGTACACGATTAAGAAAAACAGTTCAGGATGCCTAA
- a CDS encoding dicarboxylate/amino acid:cation symporter — translation MKKLALHWQILIGMLLGLVFGFIMLQYGGKAFTEDWIKPIGTIFVKLLKLIAIPLILASLIKGISDLKDISKFKNIGLRTIGIYIVTTVIAISIGLALVNIMQPGDGVSEETIAKLTETYSENSSVKAKIEEAAKQMNTGPLQFLEDMVPDNAFNALSNNKLMLQVIFFAIFLGISMLLIGEKRAKPLKKLFDSLNDVVLKMVDLIMLSAPVAVFALLANVVVSSDDPDILYALLKYAGVVVLGLVLMVVFYCILVATLTKKNPFWFLKQISPAQLLAFSTSSSAATLPVTMERVEEHIGVDKEVSSFVLPVGATINMDGTSLYQAVAAVFIFQALGLDLTFADQITIVLTALLASIGSAAVPGAGMVMLVIVLESVGLPPELLPIGLALIFAVDRPLDMCRTVVNVTGDATVSMIVAKSVGKLGVPKVKNWDDNYEEVK, via the coding sequence ATGAAAAAACTAGCATTACACTGGCAAATTTTAATAGGAATGCTACTCGGTTTAGTATTTGGTTTTATTATGCTTCAATATGGAGGAAAAGCATTTACTGAAGATTGGATAAAACCAATTGGGACTATTTTTGTTAAACTATTAAAATTAATAGCTATTCCTTTAATATTGGCATCATTGATTAAAGGGATTTCAGATTTAAAAGACATTTCTAAATTCAAAAATATAGGGTTACGCACAATAGGGATTTATATTGTTACAACAGTAATTGCAATTTCAATAGGATTAGCTCTTGTAAATATAATGCAACCTGGTGATGGTGTTTCTGAAGAAACAATTGCTAAGTTAACAGAAACATATTCAGAAAACAGTAGTGTAAAAGCAAAAATTGAAGAAGCTGCAAAGCAGATGAATACAGGTCCATTACAGTTCTTAGAAGATATGGTTCCTGACAATGCCTTTAATGCCTTAAGTAATAATAAGTTAATGCTTCAAGTCATTTTCTTTGCCATATTTTTAGGGATTTCAATGCTCCTTATAGGAGAGAAACGGGCTAAACCCTTGAAAAAACTATTTGACTCATTAAATGATGTAGTTCTAAAAATGGTTGACTTAATTATGTTGAGTGCACCTGTTGCAGTATTTGCATTATTAGCAAATGTTGTTGTGTCTTCTGATGATCCAGATATTTTGTACGCTTTATTGAAATATGCAGGTGTTGTCGTTCTAGGGTTAGTTTTAATGGTTGTTTTCTACTGCATCTTGGTTGCAACGTTAACAAAGAAAAACCCGTTTTGGTTTTTAAAACAAATCAGTCCAGCTCAACTATTAGCGTTTTCAACAAGTAGTAGTGCAGCGACACTTCCTGTAACTATGGAACGTGTTGAAGAACATATAGGCGTAGATAAAGAAGTCTCCAGTTTTGTACTGCCAGTTGGTGCTACAATCAATATGGATGGAACAAGTCTCTATCAAGCCGTGGCTGCAGTGTTTATCTTTCAAGCACTAGGTTTAGATTTAACATTTGCAGATCAAATAACTATAGTCTTAACAGCTTTGCTGGCGTCTATTGGGAGTGCTGCAGTACCAGGAGCAGGAATGGTTATGCTGGTCATTGTATTAGAGTCTGTTGGGCTTCCTCCAGAATTACTTCCAATTGGTTTGGCTCTTATTTTTGCTGTTGACCGTCCGTTGGATATGTGTAGGACTGTTGTGAATGTGACAGGCGATGCCACTGTATCAATGATTGTCGCAAAATCGGTAGGAAAACTAGGTGTGCCAAAAGTTAAGAATTGGGATGATAACTATGAAGAAGTTAAATAA
- the aroC gene encoding chorismate synthase: MAGNSFGKIFKLTTFGESHGVAIGGIIDGCPAGLQLDFEAIQNEMNRRKPGQSSIVTQRKEPDTVEFLSGIFEGQTTGTPIGFVIKNTNQKSKDYSHIKDVYRPSHADYTYEKKYGVRDYRGGGRSSARETASRVVAGAIAKQVLSSIKINAYTSSVGDVILEKPYQDLDFSKTESNAVRCPDEATAKQMISKIKEIRKEGNTIGGTISCVLQNVPVGWGEPVFDKLHADLGKAMLSINAVKGFEYGSGFSGSQMKGTEHNDLFNADGTTKTNLSGGIQGGISNGMDIYFRVAFKPVATVIQKQDALNSSGDIIEMQGKGRHDPCVVPRAIPIVEAMAALVLADFYLLNKMYN; the protein is encoded by the coding sequence ATGGCAGGAAATTCCTTCGGAAAAATTTTTAAACTCACCACTTTTGGAGAGTCACATGGTGTGGCAATTGGTGGAATTATTGATGGATGTCCTGCCGGATTGCAATTAGATTTTGAAGCCATTCAAAACGAAATGAATCGTCGCAAACCTGGTCAGTCTTCAATAGTCACACAACGTAAAGAACCAGATACGGTAGAGTTTTTGTCAGGTATATTTGAAGGTCAAACGACAGGAACACCGATTGGGTTTGTCATCAAGAATACCAATCAAAAGTCAAAGGACTACTCGCATATTAAGGATGTTTATCGTCCGAGTCATGCCGATTATACGTATGAAAAGAAATATGGTGTTAGAGATTATAGAGGTGGCGGGCGAAGTTCGGCAAGAGAGACAGCTTCAAGAGTAGTAGCTGGTGCCATTGCTAAACAAGTATTGAGTTCAATTAAAATTAACGCATATACGTCTTCTGTAGGTGATGTTATTTTAGAAAAACCGTATCAAGATTTAGACTTCTCAAAAACCGAAAGCAATGCTGTTCGCTGTCCTGATGAGGCAACAGCAAAGCAAATGATTTCAAAAATCAAAGAGATCCGTAAGGAAGGTAATACGATTGGTGGCACCATTTCATGTGTGCTTCAAAATGTTCCTGTTGGATGGGGTGAACCAGTTTTTGATAAGTTGCACGCCGATCTCGGTAAAGCTATGCTTTCAATAAATGCGGTGAAAGGCTTTGAATATGGAAGTGGGTTTTCTGGGTCACAAATGAAAGGCACCGAGCATAACGATTTATTTAATGCGGATGGGACTACTAAAACCAATTTATCAGGAGGTATTCAAGGTGGCATCAGTAATGGTATGGATATTTATTTTAGAGTTGCTTTTAAGCCAGTGGCGACAGTCATTCAAAAACAAGATGCTCTTAATAGTTCTGGAGACATAATAGAAATGCAAGGAAAAGGACGTCACGACCCTTGTGTAGTGCCTCGAGCTATTCCTATTGTAGAGGCGATGGCGGCATTGGTCTTAGCAGATTTTTATTTACTAAATAAAATGTATAATTAA
- a CDS encoding FAD-binding and (Fe-S)-binding domain-containing protein, producing MISDSLLENLSSQLEGELHYDALMKRLYATDASVYRMLPLAVALPKSKKDIQILIKFATKHSTSLIPRTAGTSLAGQCVGKGIVVDVSKYFNKIVSLNKEAQTVTVQPGVVRDELNNYLKPFGFFFGPNTSTSNRCMIGGMVGNNSSGTTSIKYGVTRDKILELHTILSDGSEVVFSELSSEAFKKKKTHVSLEGEIYRSIASELAPEGVQQNIRSQFPKPNIHRRNTGYAIDELINTEVFSNTSKAFNLCKLLSGSEGTLAITTQITLRLDPIQPSERAMVAAHFKTIQDCLDAVNLTMQHDLYGCEMMDKTILDLTKHNKNQQVNRQFVEGDPEAILMCELRSSSSSDLNTKAESLVSDLKVLGLSYSNPLLCGNEINKADELRKAGLGLLGNIIGDKKAVACVEDTAVALEDLSSYINDFSELMKGYNQKPVYYAHAGAGELHLRPILNLKKASDVVLFRKITTDVAHLVKRYQGSMSGEHGDGIVRAEFIPIMIGADNYAILKRIKSTFDPNNIFNPGKIVDAFPMDKSLRNEPEQQQSEIKTILDFSESMGILRTAEKCNGSGDCRKLPEFGGTMCPSYRATRNEKDTTRARANALREFLTHSDKDNKFDHEELKEVFDLCLSCKACSSECPSSVDVASLKAEFQYQYQKTNGFKFKDKFFANFTRYNRIASRVPRFSNFLFRNAISSRIIKSILGVHKDRSLPILSKSYLSMANFSGWIDGNDAAPKSLKTVYLFVDEFTNYLDSDIAKDIKVLLESLNYKILYINHLESGRSFLSKGFLEQAKNCANQNVEIFKNLISEDTPLIGIEPSAILTFRDEYLKLADDNVSAKQIAKHTFLIEEFLQNEIQLGNITSDQFTSEAKTIKYHGHCHQKALVNQMSSFTVLNLPKNYKVTIIPSGCCGMAGSFGYEKAHYEVSMQIGEQTLFPAIRNANSNVIISANGTSCRHQIKDGTERQALHPVSILKNALI from the coding sequence ATGATCAGCGACTCGCTTTTAGAAAATTTATCTTCCCAATTAGAGGGTGAACTGCATTATGATGCATTGATGAAACGACTTTATGCAACTGATGCTTCTGTGTACAGAATGCTGCCTCTGGCCGTGGCGCTTCCAAAATCTAAAAAAGACATTCAAATTCTTATAAAATTTGCCACAAAGCACAGTACATCATTAATTCCAAGAACAGCAGGAACCTCTCTTGCGGGTCAATGTGTTGGAAAAGGAATAGTGGTAGATGTGTCTAAATATTTTAATAAAATCGTCTCGCTGAATAAAGAGGCGCAAACTGTTACCGTTCAGCCTGGTGTAGTGAGAGATGAGTTGAATAATTATCTCAAGCCATTTGGTTTTTTTTTCGGACCAAATACATCGACTTCAAATCGTTGTATGATTGGCGGAATGGTAGGTAATAATTCTTCAGGAACTACTTCAATTAAGTATGGTGTTACTAGGGATAAGATTTTGGAACTGCATACAATTTTAAGTGATGGTAGTGAGGTTGTGTTTTCTGAGTTGTCCTCTGAGGCGTTTAAGAAAAAGAAGACCCATGTTTCCTTAGAGGGAGAGATATATAGAAGTATTGCTTCTGAATTAGCGCCGGAAGGTGTTCAGCAAAATATTAGATCTCAATTCCCGAAACCTAATATTCATCGCCGCAATACAGGTTATGCTATTGATGAGCTCATAAATACAGAAGTGTTTTCAAACACATCGAAAGCTTTTAATTTGTGTAAACTTTTATCGGGTAGTGAAGGCACGTTGGCAATTACCACTCAAATTACTCTAAGACTAGATCCCATACAGCCATCAGAGCGTGCAATGGTCGCGGCTCACTTCAAGACAATTCAGGATTGTTTAGATGCTGTTAATTTGACAATGCAGCATGATTTATACGGTTGCGAAATGATGGATAAAACCATTTTAGATCTTACAAAACATAATAAAAATCAGCAGGTTAATAGGCAATTTGTAGAGGGTGATCCCGAGGCTATTTTGATGTGTGAACTGCGCTCAAGCAGTTCAAGTGATTTAAATACTAAAGCGGAGTCTTTAGTGTCTGATTTAAAAGTTTTAGGATTGAGCTATTCTAATCCTTTGCTCTGCGGAAATGAGATTAATAAGGCCGATGAATTGCGAAAAGCAGGTTTGGGATTATTAGGTAACATAATAGGTGATAAAAAAGCAGTGGCTTGCGTAGAGGATACTGCAGTTGCGCTAGAAGATCTATCGAGTTATATTAATGATTTTTCTGAACTGATGAAAGGTTATAATCAAAAGCCAGTCTATTATGCGCATGCTGGGGCTGGAGAATTGCATTTACGACCAATACTTAATTTAAAAAAGGCCTCTGATGTGGTTTTGTTTCGAAAAATAACAACAGATGTTGCACATTTAGTGAAACGTTATCAGGGATCAATGAGCGGAGAACACGGTGATGGAATTGTTCGCGCTGAGTTCATACCAATCATGATAGGAGCTGATAACTATGCCATTTTAAAGCGCATAAAATCAACCTTTGATCCAAATAATATCTTTAACCCTGGTAAGATTGTAGATGCGTTTCCAATGGATAAATCTTTACGCAATGAGCCTGAACAGCAGCAGTCTGAAATAAAAACGATATTAGATTTCTCGGAGTCCATGGGAATATTGCGTACTGCTGAAAAATGCAATGGTTCGGGAGATTGTCGCAAACTTCCAGAATTTGGAGGAACGATGTGCCCGAGCTATCGCGCCACCAGAAATGAAAAGGATACGACTAGAGCTAGAGCTAATGCATTACGGGAGTTTTTAACACATTCAGATAAAGATAATAAATTTGATCATGAAGAACTTAAGGAGGTCTTTGATCTTTGTTTGAGTTGTAAGGCTTGTTCAAGCGAATGCCCTAGTAGTGTGGATGTTGCCAGTTTAAAAGCGGAATTTCAGTACCAGTATCAAAAGACTAATGGATTTAAATTTAAAGATAAATTTTTCGCTAATTTTACGCGTTATAACAGGATAGCGTCCCGAGTTCCTAGGTTTAGTAACTTTCTGTTTCGAAATGCAATATCATCGAGAATTATTAAATCAATTTTAGGTGTTCATAAAGATAGGAGTTTGCCAATACTATCGAAGTCTTATCTAAGTATGGCTAATTTCTCAGGTTGGATAGATGGAAATGACGCTGCGCCAAAGTCTTTAAAAACAGTATATTTGTTTGTGGATGAATTCACTAATTATCTAGATTCTGACATAGCAAAAGATATTAAAGTATTGCTTGAATCATTAAACTATAAAATATTATATATAAATCATTTAGAGAGTGGCAGAAGTTTTTTATCTAAAGGGTTTTTAGAGCAAGCAAAAAATTGTGCAAATCAGAATGTTGAAATTTTTAAGAATCTAATTTCCGAAGACACTCCACTTATCGGAATAGAACCATCGGCTATCTTGACGTTTAGAGATGAATATCTTAAATTGGCTGATGATAATGTTTCGGCAAAACAAATAGCGAAGCACACTTTTTTAATCGAAGAATTTCTTCAAAATGAAATTCAATTGGGTAATATCACTTCAGACCAGTTTACTTCTGAAGCAAAAACAATTAAATACCATGGACATTGCCATCAAAAGGCATTAGTCAATCAAATGTCAAGCTTTACAGTATTGAATTTGCCAAAAAATTATAAAGTGACCATTATTCCCAGTGGTTGTTGTGGTATGGCGGGTAGTTTTGGTTATGAGAAAGCGCATTATGAAGTGAGTATGCAAATAGGTGAGCAGACTTTATTTCCTGCAATTCGAAATGCCAACTCAAATGTCATTATTTCAGCAAACGGTACAAGTTGTAGGCACCAAATTAAAGATGGAACCGAACGTCAAGCACTGCATCCTGTATCTATTTTAAAGAATGCATTAATCTAA
- a CDS encoding DinB family protein: MRKEDLSKTEFNPYYQTYIDKSGDLTLHSGLKINGDKTIAFLESIPEEKLEYRYVEGKWTIKEIILHLIDTERIFAYRALCIARHDQSVFPGFDQDEYVVQSNANQRHIDSLIDEYKAVRHSTIILFGSMLSTDLCRIGTASESDISPRAIAFITIGHENHHCDIIKERYL, encoded by the coding sequence ATGAGAAAAGAAGATTTATCGAAAACGGAGTTTAATCCTTATTATCAGACCTATATAGACAAATCGGGTGATTTGACGCTGCATAGCGGCTTAAAAATAAATGGAGATAAAACTATCGCATTTTTAGAATCAATTCCAGAAGAAAAACTTGAGTATCGATATGTAGAAGGGAAGTGGACGATTAAGGAAATTATTTTGCACCTCATTGATACCGAACGCATATTTGCCTATCGAGCCTTGTGTATTGCTAGACACGATCAATCAGTTTTCCCTGGTTTTGATCAGGATGAGTACGTTGTTCAGTCTAATGCGAACCAACGCCATATCGATAGTTTAATAGATGAATATAAGGCGGTTCGCCATTCAACTATTATATTGTTTGGAAGCATGCTGTCGACTGACTTGTGTCGCATAGGCACTGCTAGCGAAAGTGATATATCTCCTAGAGCAATAGCTTTTATCACCATAGGTCATGAGAATCATCATTGCGACATTATCAAGGAGCGTTATTTATAA
- a CDS encoding Lrp/AsnC family transcriptional regulator, whose amino-acid sequence MGKFKLDEIDHQILDMLIDNTRIPFTDIAKKLVISAGTVHVRVKKMEEAGIIRGSSLTLDYQKLGYSFIAYVGVFLNNTSQTKFVLECIAQIPYVTVAHITTGKFNIFCKVRAKDTSHAKDIIFLLDDIEGIYRTETMISLEESINDKKRLMHTIFNEL is encoded by the coding sequence ATGGGAAAATTTAAATTGGATGAAATCGATCATCAAATTTTAGATATGTTGATCGATAATACAAGAATTCCTTTTACAGATATTGCCAAGAAATTGGTTATTTCAGCGGGAACAGTACATGTTAGAGTAAAAAAAATGGAAGAGGCTGGGATTATTCGTGGTTCTTCTTTAACTCTGGATTACCAGAAGCTTGGGTATTCATTTATCGCTTATGTAGGGGTGTTTTTAAATAACACATCACAGACTAAGTTTGTATTAGAGTGTATCGCTCAGATTCCTTATGTGACAGTTGCACATATCACAACTGGAAAATTTAATATATTCTGTAAGGTGAGAGCAAAAGATACGTCACACGCTAAAGATATTATATTTTTGCTTGATGATATCGAAGGGATTTATAGAACGGAAACGATGATTAGTCTTGAAGAGAGTATCAATGATAAGAAACGATTAATGCATACGATTTTTAACGAACTATAA